In the Lottiidibacillus patelloidae genome, one interval contains:
- a CDS encoding PH domain-containing protein, which yields MGIFNGMLGNASEVNIEDVTREYGNILATNERVEKAYKLIRDMFIFTDKRLVLVDKQGLTGKKTEYHSIPYKNITHFSIETAGSFDLDAELKIWISGSSTPLQKQFNKNLNIYELQKVLADYVLK from the coding sequence ATGGGGATTTTTAATGGAATGCTTGGGAATGCATCTGAAGTAAATATTGAAGATGTAACACGTGAGTATGGAAATATACTAGCTACAAATGAAAGAGTGGAAAAGGCGTACAAATTAATTCGAGACATGTTTATATTTACAGATAAACGGTTAGTGTTAGTTGATAAACAAGGGCTAACAGGTAAGAAAACAGAATATCATTCGATTCCATATAAAAATATAACGCATTTTAGTATTGAGACAGCGGGTAGCTTTGATTTAGATGCAGAATTAAAGATTTGGATATCTGGTAGTAGTACTCCTTTGCAAAAACAATTTAATAAAAACTTAAATATTTATGAACTGCAAAAAGTATTAGCAGATTATGTATTAAAGTAA
- a CDS encoding serine/threonine protein kinase: MFKKGSDKVCSNCGWEEGTMPESPQHLVPGTVLQEKYIVGRVLGQGGFGITYLGWDLHLDMKLAIKEYMPKDFATRSAGEEEVTFYTGYVKSQFNSGMDKFLEEAKIIAKYNNHPGIVSVRDFFKANGTAYLVMYYLEGVDLKNYLSQFGGKLPFDQALAIMTPVMDALATVHKDGILHRDISPDNIYITMQGEVKLLDFGAARHAMNNNNKSMSVILKPGYAPEEQYRSRGNQGPWTDIYGLAATFYRVLTGNVPPESLDRLEEETLQLPSRLGVKIPHHAELALQKALSVKAANRYQTMEAFQQALLSGDSHVHKTVAMQSSFTNEGQHRTVAHSEFGQQFQQTNKKKKGKLFLGVVLACFLLLFSATGAIAYYLWSDKKPVASNDIPPTNNDPDPNPAVEEPDQNDTPDKPAIDNSVQVSVPLLYNLEEQQAITILQQAGLTVGQIIYEENLITKSGRVFSQSIEPEQKLGKNSPVDLYVNKGVELPVDVNTIYTEQMNIINQYSNDGITLANQGQSEAALRKYIQAREMAKILYHYNGSIDARIAEGYLANLMAAVKADLNFTYYSLEDSVDSVTIFEELINRNGYDDNEILSEVYGNLSWYQLLNNLPKDSISSSEKAYQYDVTNKIVQLNLAHGFLLTDQFKSAFSWYRYLKDFDYNGQRMSDVIADDFITLKEAGYTHPDIDVIDQIVLGNIADKSDEAEIERTIYFLMLAELAEDFDGCMSTFSLQAGSKQYNSIFDYYKGIFEAYEFSEVVVNSITIDEINGNEARATVSKSFKYKDANQSYDETVSFSFTFIKTYESLPWKMTGFQVVQ, from the coding sequence ATGTTCAAAAAAGGATCTGATAAAGTCTGCTCGAACTGTGGCTGGGAAGAAGGTACAATGCCTGAATCACCGCAACATTTGGTGCCAGGCACCGTTTTACAAGAAAAATATATTGTTGGACGTGTTTTAGGCCAAGGCGGTTTTGGAATTACGTATTTAGGCTGGGATCTTCATTTAGATATGAAACTAGCAATCAAGGAATATATGCCAAAAGATTTTGCTACTAGAAGTGCTGGGGAAGAAGAGGTAACTTTCTACACTGGTTACGTAAAGTCTCAATTTAATAGTGGGATGGATAAATTTTTGGAAGAAGCAAAAATAATTGCTAAGTATAATAACCACCCTGGAATTGTATCTGTTCGAGACTTTTTCAAAGCGAACGGAACGGCTTATTTAGTGATGTATTATTTAGAAGGGGTCGATTTAAAAAACTATCTTTCACAATTTGGTGGGAAACTGCCTTTTGACCAAGCGTTAGCAATAATGACTCCTGTTATGGATGCGCTAGCAACCGTTCATAAAGATGGAATTTTACATCGTGATATTAGTCCAGATAACATATATATTACGATGCAAGGAGAAGTAAAGCTGCTTGACTTCGGGGCTGCTAGACATGCCATGAATAATAACAATAAGAGTATGTCCGTCATACTAAAACCTGGCTATGCCCCGGAAGAGCAATATCGAAGTCGCGGAAATCAAGGACCGTGGACAGATATTTACGGACTTGCGGCAACGTTTTATCGAGTATTAACAGGTAATGTTCCCCCTGAATCGTTGGACAGATTAGAGGAAGAGACATTACAACTACCATCAAGATTAGGAGTGAAAATCCCCCATCATGCTGAACTAGCCCTACAAAAAGCACTATCAGTAAAAGCAGCTAATCGTTATCAAACGATGGAAGCCTTTCAACAAGCATTACTTTCAGGTGATAGTCACGTTCACAAAACGGTGGCAATGCAATCTTCCTTCACAAATGAAGGGCAACATCGAACAGTTGCTCATAGTGAATTCGGTCAACAATTCCAGCAAACTAACAAGAAGAAAAAAGGGAAATTATTCCTAGGTGTAGTACTTGCATGTTTCTTGCTATTATTTTCTGCTACTGGTGCAATTGCCTATTATTTATGGAGTGATAAAAAGCCTGTTGCGAGTAATGATATACCTCCTACTAATAATGATCCTGATCCAAACCCTGCTGTAGAAGAACCAGACCAAAATGACACACCAGATAAGCCTGCAATCGATAATAGCGTTCAAGTTAGTGTGCCGTTACTTTACAATTTGGAAGAGCAACAAGCAATTACAATTTTGCAACAAGCAGGTCTAACTGTTGGTCAAATTATTTATGAAGAAAACTTAATTACAAAGTCAGGAAGGGTATTTTCCCAATCGATAGAACCAGAACAAAAACTTGGAAAGAATAGTCCAGTCGACCTTTATGTAAATAAAGGGGTAGAACTTCCAGTAGATGTTAATACCATTTACACAGAGCAGATGAACATCATTAATCAATATTCAAATGATGGAATTACGTTAGCAAATCAAGGACAAAGCGAAGCGGCTCTAAGAAAATATATTCAAGCCAGAGAAATGGCAAAAATACTTTATCACTATAATGGGAGCATTGATGCGCGTATTGCAGAAGGATATTTGGCAAACTTAATGGCAGCAGTAAAAGCTGACTTGAACTTCACTTATTATTCACTAGAAGACAGTGTCGATAGTGTTACTATTTTTGAAGAATTAATTAATCGAAATGGATATGACGATAATGAAATTTTGAGTGAAGTGTACGGAAATTTATCTTGGTATCAACTGTTGAATAATTTGCCGAAAGATTCAATCTCCTCTAGTGAAAAGGCGTATCAATATGATGTTACAAACAAAATTGTCCAATTGAATTTAGCACATGGATTCTTATTAACAGATCAATTCAAGAGTGCGTTTTCATGGTATCGCTATTTAAAAGATTTTGATTATAATGGGCAGCGAATGTCAGATGTAATTGCAGATGATTTTATAACGTTAAAAGAAGCTGGCTACACACACCCAGATATTGATGTCATTGATCAAATTGTTTTAGGAAATATTGCAGATAAATCGGATGAAGCGGAAATAGAAAGAACGATTTATTTTTTAATGTTAGCGGAGTTAGCGGAAGATTTTGATGGCTGTATGAGCACGTTCTCATTGCAAGCAGGATCAAAGCAATATAATAGTATTTTTGATTATTATAAAGGAATATTTGAGGCATATGAATTTAGTGAGGTAGTCGTAAATAGCATAACCATTGATGAAATAAATGGGAACGAAGCGAGAGCAACGGTTTCTAAAAGTTTTAAATATAAAGATGCCAATCAAAGCTATGATGAAACAGTCTCATTTAGCTTTACTTTTATAAAAACATACGAGTCATTACCTTGGAAAATGACAGGATTCCAAGTGGTGCAATAG
- a CDS encoding FHA domain-containing protein translates to MSMVQCASGHFYNPSVNASCPHCQNQSSNHGKTSGITPPQQSSFQSMNAQKTVGQPNVQGAEITGGKPIVRPPSDEGKTVGLFVKKEGIDPVVGWFVCIEGKDRGQDYRIHTEKNTIGRSASNDIQISGDDTISRDNHATVVYDPKKKDFRLLAGGGRGIVYVNDEAVDYSTPLKKGDIIELGESKIMFVPLCGSDFDW, encoded by the coding sequence ATGAGTATGGTTCAATGTGCAAGTGGTCATTTCTATAATCCTTCTGTAAACGCATCATGCCCACACTGTCAAAATCAAAGTAGTAATCATGGGAAAACATCTGGAATTACACCTCCACAGCAAAGTAGTTTTCAAAGTATGAATGCACAAAAAACAGTCGGTCAACCAAACGTCCAAGGCGCAGAAATTACAGGTGGGAAACCAATAGTTCGTCCACCATCGGATGAAGGGAAAACGGTAGGGCTTTTTGTGAAAAAAGAAGGAATAGACCCAGTTGTCGGTTGGTTTGTTTGTATTGAAGGAAAAGATCGAGGGCAAGATTACCGCATTCATACAGAAAAAAACACCATTGGTCGTTCAGCGAGCAATGATATACAAATATCAGGAGACGATACGATTTCACGAGATAATCATGCTACTGTTGTTTATGATCCGAAAAAGAAAGATTTTCGCCTTCTTGCTGGAGGTGGCCGTGGGATCGTTTATGTTAATGATGAAGCGGTTGATTACTCAACACCATTAAAAAAAGGCGACATTATTGAATTAGGTGAATCGAAAATAATGTTCGTACCATTATGTGGTAGTGATTTTGATTGGTAA
- a CDS encoding serine/threonine protein kinase, which yields MMTTLEERCPACFANLDGTLLNCEKCGPVSKLEKKVQRNHLPLRTVIENKYVIGKVLGQGGFGITYAAWDINNQIIVALKEYFPMDISSRNDKHEVSIRKEHVEVYEYGLNRFLDEAKALATFNRNPGIVAVYDYFFSNHTAYMAMQYLEGKTWLDLLKERKKMPVEEAMAILLPVLDTLRAVHEVGMLHRDISPDNIVILPNRQVKLIDFGAARYAMKQKQQPFSIVFKQGYTPEEQYRGKGKIGPWTDLYALAATFYRAITGKIPVDAMNRLEKDTLLPPSKLGVVIGKNMESALMRCLEVRGENRYQSVSEWKKALLIPDVQQNNTNEIHINKLPTWGWLIIMITVIIFLKIIL from the coding sequence ATGATGACAACGTTGGAAGAAAGATGCCCTGCCTGTTTTGCGAATTTAGATGGTACGCTATTAAATTGTGAGAAATGTGGTCCAGTTTCAAAACTAGAAAAAAAGGTACAACGAAATCATCTCCCATTAAGAACGGTTATTGAAAATAAGTATGTCATTGGTAAAGTACTAGGGCAAGGTGGATTTGGTATTACGTATGCTGCCTGGGATATAAACAATCAAATTATAGTAGCACTGAAAGAATACTTTCCGATGGATATTTCTAGTAGAAATGATAAGCATGAGGTGAGTATCAGGAAAGAGCATGTCGAAGTGTACGAATATGGCTTAAATCGTTTTCTTGATGAAGCGAAAGCACTGGCAACTTTTAATCGAAATCCCGGTATTGTAGCTGTGTATGATTACTTTTTTTCTAATCATACTGCATATATGGCAATGCAATATTTAGAAGGTAAAACGTGGTTAGATCTTCTTAAAGAGAGAAAAAAGATGCCAGTAGAAGAAGCAATGGCAATTTTACTACCTGTGTTGGATACGTTAAGAGCAGTTCATGAAGTAGGCATGCTACATCGAGATATAAGTCCTGACAACATAGTAATCTTACCCAATCGTCAAGTGAAATTAATCGATTTTGGTGCTGCGAGATATGCGATGAAGCAAAAACAACAACCTTTTTCGATTGTATTTAAACAAGGCTATACACCAGAAGAGCAGTATCGTGGCAAGGGAAAAATAGGACCTTGGACAGATCTCTATGCCTTAGCAGCAACATTTTATCGAGCGATTACTGGAAAAATCCCTGTGGATGCAATGAATAGATTAGAGAAGGATACATTGCTTCCGCCTTCTAAACTTGGCGTAGTGATTGGTAAGAATATGGAAAGTGCTTTAATGCGTTGTTTAGAAGTCCGTGGGGAAAACCGTTATCAATCTGTCTCTGAGTGGAAAAAAGCTTTATTGATCCCAGACGTGCAACAAAACAATACAAATGAAATCCATATAAACAAACTACCAACTTGGGGATGGCTCATTATTATGATAACAGTCATTATTTTTCTAAAAATAATTTTATAA
- a CDS encoding FHA domain-containing protein: MELIQAVFMFFLTLIFSIGLYCAVVYCLFRLGKKFGVGTFWEYMIPFYNIYLVHKMTRLPTHYLLIILIPFVGSFIYGVYAFGKIAERLGKDFWLYGIGTILIGVPLFFMAFDKSMPLENAPKQTRNVQNNNYNLVGSTSFLIGKSGSYQDAVIPIPSEGIIIGRDAAVANIIIDSPSVSKSHTRISLHPTNYKLVIVEDLQSTNGTFYMNSAHHQWTSILSSQEFSNDSATKIKIGNMEEQQIFEISAGN; this comes from the coding sequence GTGGAGTTAATACAAGCAGTTTTCATGTTCTTCCTTACATTAATCTTCTCAATCGGTTTATATTGTGCCGTTGTTTACTGTTTGTTTCGGTTAGGGAAAAAATTTGGAGTTGGGACGTTTTGGGAATACATGATTCCTTTTTATAACATTTATTTAGTCCATAAAATGACTCGCCTGCCAACGCACTATTTATTAATCATTTTAATCCCATTTGTCGGTTCCTTCATTTACGGTGTGTACGCATTCGGAAAGATTGCTGAAAGGTTAGGAAAAGACTTTTGGTTGTATGGAATTGGAACAATTTTAATTGGAGTACCATTATTTTTTATGGCTTTCGACAAATCAATGCCGCTTGAAAATGCTCCTAAACAAACTAGGAACGTGCAAAATAACAATTACAATTTAGTAGGGTCTACCTCATTTTTAATAGGGAAAAGTGGTAGTTACCAAGATGCCGTTATTCCTATTCCGAGCGAGGGGATTATTATAGGCAGAGATGCGGCTGTGGCCAATATTATTATAGATTCACCAAGCGTATCTAAGTCACATACTAGAATTTCGTTGCACCCTACAAATTATAAGCTTGTAATTGTCGAAGACTTACAATCTACGAATGGAACTTTTTATATGAATAGTGCTCACCATCAATGGACATCAATACTTAGCTCTCAAGAGTTTTCCAACGATAGCGCAACAAAAATTAAAATTGGAAACATGGAAGAGCAACAAATTTTTGAAATATCAGCAGGTAATTAA
- a CDS encoding PP2C family protein-serine/threonine phosphatase: MKFDTFALTMTGGRMVNEDACGSFEEGSRYLWVVADGLGGHRGGEIAAKRSVELMIEKFKGNFEVSEEAIQTCFAYANTQIRKEQQENITLNQMKATAVALCTNIEKTVISHIGDTRCYYFKQGKIVSQTIDHSVVQVLANNREIAKEEIRFHEDRNKVLRSIGKEDICRPTTISLESRLENGDAFLLCSDGFWEYVYEEEMEVDFLKADTPEKWLEMMEGRLLKRATGNYDNYTAIAIFCKE; the protein is encoded by the coding sequence ATGAAATTTGATACATTCGCGTTGACAATGACAGGTGGAAGAATGGTAAACGAAGACGCTTGTGGCTCATTTGAAGAAGGAAGCAGGTATCTTTGGGTAGTGGCTGATGGTTTAGGTGGTCACCGTGGTGGAGAAATAGCAGCTAAACGTTCTGTCGAGTTAATGATTGAGAAATTTAAGGGGAATTTTGAAGTAAGTGAAGAGGCTATTCAAACGTGTTTTGCTTATGCAAATACTCAAATACGAAAGGAACAACAAGAAAATATTACATTAAATCAGATGAAAGCTACTGCAGTTGCCCTTTGTACAAATATTGAGAAGACAGTGATTTCTCATATCGGTGACACGCGGTGTTATTACTTTAAGCAAGGAAAAATAGTTTCTCAGACGATCGATCATAGTGTTGTTCAAGTGCTAGCCAACAATAGAGAGATTGCGAAAGAGGAAATTCGTTTCCACGAAGATCGCAATAAAGTTCTCCGCTCCATTGGAAAAGAGGATATCTGTCGACCAACAACGATTTCTCTTGAAAGTCGACTAGAAAATGGGGATGCTTTTTTACTTTGTAGTGACGGTTTTTGGGAATACGTTTATGAAGAAGAAATGGAAGTAGACTTTTTGAAAGCTGATACACCTGAAAAATGGCTAGAAATGATGGAAGGCAGATTGTTAAAAAGGGCAACTGGAAATTACGACAATTACACAGCAATAGCAATATTTTGCAAAGAGTAA
- a CDS encoding trypsin-like peptidase domain-containing protein, with the protein MWKRKTKVVILFVSIFVISIFTPLVSQAISTDEMQSSTVLITCGDLTTGNIGIGTGFVIGNSDHVVTNHHVIACGQGQPVHVILSPEEVIPVTVIWASDVKDLAVLKTPTKLNRPAVTFTREKDVEVADTVFVMGFPGAAAESFLDNETLTTVKVSKGIISAKVRTKEGVALYQTDAPINPGNSGGPLFTESGAVIGINSMASLVMGVIIDENGQQIEDRVRKGDNIGWSIQADELLVELDKLGIDYKVEGRNIPSTGGSTLLDKLTFILVIMAVILAGVALLLSLTKKGRVIVKNVSRRVMPNMNQSSQHAPIANKKECIPILLGVTGPYSGQTFTVLQSITIGRNPETSQLIINSPNISSTHCSITFDEAVQQLFIIDHGSTNGTFLNGQRLSPNNKTKIHAGQKFFLGSPEVMFEVRLEQ; encoded by the coding sequence ATGTGGAAAAGAAAAACGAAGGTGGTCATATTATTTGTAAGTATTTTTGTTATTAGCATATTTACGCCTTTAGTTTCACAGGCGATTAGTACCGACGAAATGCAATCTAGTACGGTTTTAATTACTTGCGGGGATCTAACTACTGGAAACATAGGCATTGGTACAGGGTTTGTTATTGGAAACTCAGACCATGTCGTGACAAACCATCATGTCATTGCTTGTGGGCAAGGGCAACCGGTGCATGTCATTTTATCACCAGAAGAAGTAATCCCTGTCACAGTTATCTGGGCCTCTGATGTAAAAGATTTAGCAGTATTAAAAACGCCAACAAAGTTAAATCGTCCAGCGGTAACATTTACGAGAGAAAAAGATGTTGAGGTGGCTGATACTGTTTTCGTTATGGGGTTCCCTGGAGCCGCGGCAGAGTCATTTTTAGATAATGAAACGTTAACGACAGTGAAAGTTTCTAAAGGAATCATTAGTGCTAAAGTTCGAACAAAAGAAGGGGTAGCTTTATATCAAACAGATGCACCGATTAATCCTGGAAACTCAGGTGGACCACTCTTCACAGAAAGCGGAGCGGTCATTGGTATAAATAGTATGGCTTCACTTGTTATGGGAGTAATTATTGATGAGAATGGTCAACAAATTGAAGACCGTGTTCGTAAAGGAGATAATATCGGTTGGTCGATTCAAGCGGATGAACTTTTAGTGGAACTTGATAAATTAGGAATTGATTACAAAGTAGAAGGAAGAAATATACCTTCAACAGGAGGATCTACTTTATTAGATAAGTTAACGTTTATTTTAGTAATTATGGCTGTCATTTTAGCTGGAGTGGCATTGCTATTATCGTTAACAAAAAAAGGTCGTGTCATCGTAAAAAATGTGAGCCGTCGCGTCATGCCAAACATGAACCAATCGTCTCAGCATGCGCCTATTGCTAATAAGAAAGAGTGCATCCCAATTTTACTGGGAGTTACTGGTCCTTATTCAGGTCAAACATTCACAGTCCTTCAGTCCATTACGATCGGAAGGAATCCAGAAACAAGTCAGTTAATTATTAACTCGCCCAATATTAGCAGTACGCATTGTTCGATCACGTTTGATGAAGCGGTGCAACAACTCTTTATTATTGATCATGGGTCGACAAATGGCACGTTCCTTAATGGGCAAAGGCTTTCACCTAACAATAAAACGAAGATTCATGCAGGACAAAAATTTTTCTTAGGTAGTCCAGAAGTAATGTTTGAAGTTCGATTGGAGCAATAA
- a CDS encoding PP2C family protein-serine/threonine phosphatase: MHIIPDNAQHIGARKLQEDAFRFSIFDDEEMIQKRGHLAIIADGMGGLSHGQDVSAIAVQTFLESFQDVTKVGTIPQLLYGALVEANIAVNKFAKKENLQQQIGTTLIATTIHNNELYWISVGDSRIYLLRNNVLTQLTEDHVYEKELFNELKNEQITREQIQLHPQKDALTSFIGLENLSLVDYNIKPLQLQAGDKVLLCSDGLYGFLDEREMKDILLNAEENTCQKLVSAVLEKNHPYQDNVTVALLTFKKEISKTERLPPPKEQLPNQNKKKTRKVLLSLSLIFLLSVGGYFIYDLYMKDNNRINFHWNLFNKSNE; the protein is encoded by the coding sequence ATGCACATAATTCCCGATAATGCCCAACATATTGGAGCAAGAAAACTACAAGAAGATGCCTTTCGTTTTTCAATTTTTGACGATGAAGAAATGATTCAAAAAAGAGGTCATTTAGCAATAATAGCTGATGGCATGGGTGGTTTATCACATGGACAAGATGTTAGTGCAATTGCAGTTCAAACTTTCTTAGAAAGTTTTCAAGACGTAACTAAAGTAGGAACGATACCACAACTTTTATATGGGGCATTAGTCGAAGCGAATATCGCTGTAAATAAATTTGCCAAAAAGGAAAATTTACAACAACAAATTGGTACGACTTTAATTGCAACAACCATTCACAACAACGAACTTTATTGGATTTCAGTAGGGGACAGTAGAATCTATTTGTTACGAAATAACGTATTAACACAATTAACAGAAGATCACGTCTACGAAAAAGAACTATTTAATGAATTGAAAAATGAGCAAATAACTAGAGAGCAAATACAATTACATCCACAAAAAGATGCATTAACAAGCTTTATCGGCTTAGAAAATCTTAGTTTAGTAGATTACAATATTAAACCACTTCAACTACAGGCTGGAGATAAAGTGTTGCTATGTAGTGATGGATTATATGGATTTTTAGACGAAAGAGAAATGAAAGATATATTATTAAACGCTGAGGAAAATACGTGTCAAAAGCTCGTGTCTGCTGTGTTAGAAAAAAACCATCCGTATCAAGATAATGTCACTGTTGCATTGCTTACGTTTAAGAAAGAAATTAGTAAGACAGAAAGGCTCCCACCACCAAAAGAACAACTACCAAATCAAAATAAGAAGAAAACCAGAAAAGTTCTTTTATCTTTATCACTCATTTTTTTACTTTCTGTAGGAGGGTATTTTATTTACGATTTGTACATGAAAGACAACAACAGAATAAATTTTCATTGGAATCTATTTAATAAAAGTAATGAGTAG
- a CDS encoding YggT family protein — translation MKFSKNMMITGVHTILAIAELVLGFRIILKLFGANENAPFVNWVYQTSEPLLYPFKGIFPSPKLDGSFVLEFSALFALLVYSLLAFAITQIIEKFNS, via the coding sequence ATGAAATTTTCTAAAAATATGATGATTACTGGTGTACATACAATCTTGGCGATTGCTGAGCTAGTATTAGGATTTAGAATTATATTAAAGTTATTTGGTGCAAATGAAAATGCACCTTTTGTCAATTGGGTTTACCAAACAAGTGAACCGCTACTATATCCATTTAAAGGGATCTTTCCATCTCCAAAATTAGATGGGTCTTTTGTGCTTGAGTTCTCAGCACTGTTCGCTTTACTTGTGTATAGTTTGCTGGCATTTGCAATTACGCAAATTATTGAAAAGTTTAATAGCTAG
- a CDS encoding potassium channel family protein: MSISNMLASFFRLHVVIRLLIIIMGVLFIFGSLAHLIEPEVFPTIFDGLWWAIVTTSTVGYGDLVPQSPLGKVLAVFLILAGAGFVTFYMAQLSKHVIEAQNAARDGQMTFNGKNHIIIVGWNTRTKNIIQHIQTKAKNISIVLIDGTVKNNPIHSNKVHFIKGDSTQDKTLRQANITFASTLLITADQNKNELQADMHSVLTLIAAKGIHPNIYAITEILTTDQINNAWRAGADEVMESNMFLSHVMTNSLLERGMADIVMLLLDQLHGDKFSFQTIDDKWIGKTFHVAAAHFLGEHKVLIGIKRSKECYVNPSISFVIEKDDSFILIEH, encoded by the coding sequence ATGAGTATTTCCAATATGCTAGCCAGCTTTTTTCGCTTACATGTAGTTATTCGCTTATTAATCATTATTATGGGGGTACTTTTCATATTTGGCAGTTTAGCCCATCTGATTGAGCCTGAAGTGTTTCCAACTATTTTTGATGGGTTATGGTGGGCTATTGTAACAACATCTACTGTTGGTTACGGTGATCTTGTTCCTCAATCACCTTTAGGAAAAGTGCTTGCAGTATTTCTTATTTTAGCTGGAGCCGGTTTTGTAACATTTTACATGGCACAGCTTTCAAAACATGTCATTGAGGCACAAAATGCAGCTCGGGATGGCCAAATGACTTTTAATGGAAAAAATCACATTATTATCGTTGGTTGGAATACTAGAACCAAAAATATTATTCAACACATACAAACAAAAGCGAAAAATATATCTATTGTTCTAATAGATGGTACAGTGAAAAATAACCCTATCCATTCTAATAAGGTCCATTTTATTAAAGGCGATTCAACGCAAGATAAAACACTGCGACAAGCTAATATTACATTCGCAAGCACGCTTTTAATTACTGCAGATCAAAACAAAAATGAACTCCAAGCTGACATGCATTCAGTTTTAACCTTAATTGCAGCTAAAGGGATTCATCCAAATATCTATGCCATTACCGAAATATTAACGACGGATCAAATAAATAACGCTTGGCGTGCAGGTGCTGACGAAGTCATGGAAAGCAATATGTTTTTAAGTCATGTGATGACAAATAGTCTGTTAGAGCGCGGTATGGCTGATATCGTAATGTTGTTACTTGATCAGTTGCATGGTGACAAGTTTTCCTTTCAAACCATTGATGATAAATGGATCGGAAAAACATTCCATGTTGCTGCTGCCCATTTTTTAGGAGAACACAAAGTTTTAATTGGTATAAAACGTAGTAAGGAATGCTATGTTAACCCATCAATTTCCTTTGTCATCGAAAAGGATGATAGCTTTATCCTTATTGAACATTAA
- a CDS encoding YugN-like family protein has translation MIAVSSHLENMEFKLIDLENQLKPLGYVIGGNWDYDHGYFDYKLSGEVGYQFVRLPFEAVDGSVGSDGCRVKLGKPFLLSHKYQRGLDDYAETGTFSGTFNQFSEPQDPDAEFPKELIEEGKQHIKELEQILL, from the coding sequence ATGATTGCTGTTTCTTCTCATTTAGAGAACATGGAATTTAAATTAATCGACTTAGAAAATCAGTTAAAGCCTTTAGGGTATGTAATAGGTGGAAACTGGGACTACGACCATGGTTATTTTGATTACAAATTGAGTGGAGAGGTCGGTTATCAGTTTGTTCGTTTACCATTCGAAGCGGTAGATGGATCAGTCGGGTCTGATGGATGTCGTGTCAAACTTGGAAAACCATTTTTACTATCTCATAAATATCAAAGAGGCTTAGACGATTATGCAGAAACGGGTACTTTTTCCGGAACGTTTAATCAGTTTTCAGAGCCGCAAGATCCAGATGCTGAATTTCCAAAGGAATTAATTGAGGAAGGGAAGCAACACATAAAAGAATTAGAGCAAATTTTACTTTAA